In Syntrophaceae bacterium, a genomic segment contains:
- a CDS encoding 3-hydroxybutyryl-CoA dehydrogenase (converts (S)-3-hydroxybutanoyl-CoA to 3-acetoacetyl-CoA), whose amino-acid sequence MIRKLCVIGAGTMGAGIAQVAVEKGVEVTMRDVEDRFVEKGLSTIRNFLGKKLEKGKLSAEDHDAILGR is encoded by the coding sequence ATGATCAGGAAGCTTTGTGTGATCGGTGCGGGCACCATGGGGGCGGGGATCGCCCAGGTGGCCGTCGAGAAGGGCGTCGAGGTGACGATGCGGGACGTGGAGGATCGCTTCGTCGAGAAGGGGCTGTCGACCATCCGGAATTTCCTCGGGAAGAAGCTGGAGAAGGGGAAGCTCTCGGCGGAGGATCACGACGCGATCCTGGGACGCC